Proteins encoded together in one Hemiscyllium ocellatum isolate sHemOce1 chromosome 31, sHemOce1.pat.X.cur, whole genome shotgun sequence window:
- the LOC132830218 gene encoding cardiotrophin-2 has protein sequence MSFFLTGPTMIAAVSSLVLSILAISLAAPTGHPSLSNAFDQSISLTKATLQNVRTFITNYKEVDLGSPSFEDYSLMLRSLPNCQMSYSQWVEMQDEERLQQSWRDLQVFWIHVDMKRIHAIGQGEGSALADSMEAISLDLRDLISQLNREISALNSTPPEPLDLTLPNNVLNPGHDWHSKLQGYIIFRDLETYLNKVIRDFTLLKTKY, from the exons ATGTCCTTCTTCCTGACAGGTCCCACCATGATTGCTGCGGTCAGCTCCCTGGTTCTCTCCATCCTGGCCATTTCATTGGCTGCTCCAACAGGTCACCCCAGCCTCAGCAATGCCTTTGACCAGAGCATCTCCCTGACCAAGGCCACCCTGCAAAACGTCCGCACCTTCATCACAAATTAC AAAGAAGTGGACCTTGGGAGCCCATCCTTCGAAGACTACAGCCTCATGCTGAGGAGTCTCCCGAACTGCCAAATGTCCTACAGTCAGTGGGTGGAGATGCAG GACGAGGAGCGATTACAGCAGAGTTGGAGAGATCTCCAGGTTTTCTGGATCCACGTGGATATGAAACGGATCCATGCGATTGGCCAAGGTGAAGGATCAGCCCTAGCTGACTCCATGGAAGCAATTTCACTGGATCTCAGGGATCTGATCTCCCAGCTCAATAGAGAG ATCTCAGCTCTGAACAGTACGCCCCCTGAACCCCTGGACCTGACTCTCCCCAACAACGTCCTGAACCCAGGCCACGATTGGCACAGCAAGCTACAAGGCTACATCATCTTCCGGGACCTGGAAACCTATCTGAACAAAGTGATCCGAGACTTCACTCTCTTAAAGACTAAATATTGA